The Gemmatimonadaceae bacterium genome window below encodes:
- a CDS encoding ferredoxin:protochlorophyllide reductase (ATP-dependent) subunit N: MSAVLELPVIRERGQREVFCGLTGIVWLHRKMQDAFFLVVGSRTCAHLVQSAAGVMIFAEPRFATAILSERDLAGLADANDELDRVVTQLLDRRPDIGTLFLVGSCPSEVIKLDLARAAERLNQRFMPRVQILNYSGSGIETTFTQGEDACLKSMVPHLPASTASTAELLVVGTVADVVEDQFARTFEKLGVGPVRFFPPRRARDLPPIGPNTRLLLAQPFLGDTARALLARGATLINAPFPFGVEGTTAWLTAAAAAWGVSAERVAEITAPQAQRARVALQRYRPALESKRVFFFPDSQLEIPLARFLHEECGMELVEVGTPYLDRLMVESELERLPATAQVSEGQDVEKQLDRCRAARPDLTVCGLGLANPLEAEGLRTKWSIELVFSPVHGYEQAGDLAELFARPLDRAQRLAV, from the coding sequence GTGAGCGCCGTCCTCGAGCTGCCGGTCATCCGCGAGCGGGGGCAGCGCGAGGTGTTCTGTGGCCTCACGGGCATCGTGTGGCTGCACCGGAAAATGCAGGACGCCTTCTTTCTCGTGGTTGGGTCGCGCACCTGTGCGCACCTCGTCCAGAGTGCGGCGGGCGTCATGATCTTCGCCGAGCCCCGCTTCGCGACCGCCATTCTGAGTGAGCGCGATCTGGCCGGCCTGGCTGACGCGAACGACGAACTCGATCGCGTCGTGACGCAGCTCCTCGACCGGCGCCCCGATATCGGGACGCTGTTTCTGGTGGGCTCGTGCCCGTCGGAAGTGATCAAGCTCGATCTCGCGCGTGCCGCCGAGCGGCTCAATCAGCGCTTCATGCCGCGCGTCCAGATCCTCAACTACTCCGGCAGCGGCATCGAAACGACGTTTACACAGGGCGAAGACGCCTGCCTGAAGTCGATGGTGCCGCACCTTCCCGCGAGCACGGCCAGCACGGCGGAGCTGCTCGTCGTGGGCACGGTGGCCGATGTCGTCGAAGACCAGTTCGCGCGCACGTTCGAAAAGCTGGGCGTGGGGCCGGTCCGCTTCTTTCCGCCGCGTCGCGCCCGAGACCTGCCGCCAATCGGCCCGAACACTCGGCTCCTGCTCGCGCAGCCCTTCCTGGGCGATACCGCACGGGCCCTGCTGGCCCGGGGCGCCACGCTGATCAACGCGCCGTTCCCCTTTGGCGTCGAAGGCACGACGGCGTGGCTCACCGCCGCCGCCGCCGCGTGGGGCGTGAGTGCGGAGCGCGTCGCCGAGATCACCGCGCCGCAGGCGCAGCGCGCGCGCGTGGCGCTGCAGCGCTATCGCCCGGCGCTCGAAAGCAAGCGCGTCTTCTTCTTCCCCGATTCGCAGCTCGAGATCCCGCTTGCGCGCTTCCTCCACGAAGAGTGCGGGATGGAGCTGGTCGAAGTCGGCACGCCCTACCTCGACCGCCTCATGGTGGAATCGGAGCTCGAACGGCTCCCCGCTACCGCGCAGGTGAGCGAAGGGCAGGATGTGGAGAAGCAGCTCGATCGGTGCCGCGCGGCGCGCCCCGATCTCACGGTCTGTGGCCTGGGGCTCGCCAATCCGCTCGAAGCCGAAGGACTGCGTACCAAATGGTCCATCGAATTGGTGTTCTCCCCCGTGCATGGCTACGAGCAGGCGGGGGACTTGGCTGAACTTTTCGCCCGCCCGCTCGATCGGGCGCAGCGGTTGGCGGTGTAA